The genomic interval GGCGTGATGGTCGACTGGACATCGGCAGAAGTCAGCCGGGAGATGACCATATTGAGCGTATGGGTCACGGTCGCCTCGCGCGTTTCCGACTCCATGTATTTGGTGTTTTGCTGGGCGCGGATCTTGTAGTCGGGAAAGAAATCGCGCAGGGCAACGGCGTAGGGCAGATCCAGGCGCATGCAGGGGGCAGGCGGCGCCGTCGGCGGCACGCTGGACAGGGCGATGTTCTCGGGCTTGATTCCGCAGCGGACCGAAAAGGCCGTGTTGATGGCATGCTGGACCATGAGTTCCGGCATCACCTTCCAGGCTTCCATGGCGGTCGCGTTGGCGTTGTGGGCACCGTCGATCTGCAGCTGGCCGCCGTAGGCGATGATGGCCTTGCTCTCGCAGGCGTCGACAAAGCTCCTGATCATGTTGATGTTGCGGTAAAGCACATTGTACTGCGGGTCCTGATGGACCCCGGATACGCCCTCCTCGACGAACATGACGGCGATGTCGGGCCCCGCCACCCCTGACACATAGGAGTGGTAGTTGATGGGCCTGCCCACCTCATCCTCAATCAGATCGAGGGCCCGCCTGGTCGCCCGGCACTGTTTGCGGGTGATGGGAATGCCGCCGATTCCCTGAGTGGTCCCCTCGATCAGCGAATCGATGTGTGACTGGCCGGTGGTCCGGATGACCATGATATGATCGGCACCGTGCCAGGCAGCCATCCGCATGCGGCGGACATCATCCTCAAAGCGGCCGGACGCAATTTCTGTGGTAATGACGCAGTCAGGCTGGGGATCGATGTAGCCGAAACCCCGGCTTCCCGGCAGGGGCACTGACCGTTCAACCGGCTTGGACACTTCATAGTAGGTGAAATCGCCGACCACTCTCGGTTCATCGCGCTCTTCGCGCCAATGCCAGGGCCGCCTGGGTGAGTGATAATCCTCCAGACCCTCCAGGATTTTCCGGATATCCAGCCTTTCCTCCGGCTGGAGCGGAATTTTGGTTTCACGCGCCGGAACAAGGCCGCTTTTTTTCTCCTTGTCCTTCATGACACCACCTCCCCGAAAAGAGCTTCCGCTTCTTTCCAGTGTCTGCCCTCCGCCAGTGCCAGGCCGGTATCCCGGATTTCCAAGCCGAGTTTTTCCGACAATTTCCAAACCACATGGCCGGCGCCGTGCGGCAGCAAGCGGTGCTCGATGACACCGCTGACGATGGCTTGAGCCTCCAGGCTTGAAAAGCCCATACGGAGAAGGACACTGCGTTCAATGGCCGGCGTTGTGTAGATTCTTCCCGCCTCGATCAGCGGATCGACTATTTTGCCGGCCAGTTCCCAAAAATAGTCATAAAGCGCTTGATCGGACAGGTCCGCCAAATGCTTTCGCCTTTCTTCAAATCCTTGATCGGTCACTCTCATCCCTCCCATCACTCTTTTTGCCTAAAGCTCACGAAGCAGAGCCCGGGTTTCTTCCGTGCCGAGCCTGATCTCCGCAGCCATGTAGGCCAATTCTTCCTCTGACCAGCTGTCACGGCCTTCGGCCATCCGGCGGAGGGCCGACCGCCTGAGACGCCCCATGTCATAGTCACGGACGCGGATCATGGAGGGGTGGGCCGGAAGCACGATGGATTTTCCGGCAACTTCCTCTTCCGGGTCACCAAAGTAGATATCGATTCCATTTTGCCTTGCGAAGGTCAATTGGGGCATGGGATGCTTGCCCGCCCCTGTGTACTCTGTCTCCTGAACAACAATGGTCTGTGACTCAGGCAGCTCACGCGAAAGCGCAAAAGCCGCCGCCAGTGAAGTGTTCCCGGCGGGACCCCGTTCGATCCCCTCAAGCGAGGCCAGCATCTCCGTCGTATAGAAAACCTCTCCCTGTTTGACCAGCAGGTAGCGGTCGATGTAACGGAGAGCCCGGGCGGCATTGCGCGGAACATCCGAGCGGTCGGGCAGGCTGGCAAAGGGGATGCCAAAGCCTGTATGCCCTGTTGTAAAGGATTTGCGGTTGAAATCGCGGACAGACGCCATGGACAGGCCGGAGAGGTCGACGCTGGCTGCGTAAACCCCGGTATCCTTCAAACCCGCCTTGATCAGGCCCCGGGCCGTTCCGGTCAGGTTGCCGCCTCCCGCATGCGTCGCAATCACAATGTCGGGGATCAGGTCATAGTCCTCCCGGCACTGCCGGGCAATCTCAAGTCCCAGGGTCTCAATTCCCGCGATCGCCGAAGGGGAATAGAGCGAGGCATTGTAAAAACCTGTTTCTTCAAGCAGGCTGAGCGCGTAGTAGAAAAGCTCCGGCCCCACAGTCATCTGAATGACCTCGGCTCCCAAAGCTTCGCATTTGCGCTGTTTTTCCAGGATCTCCGGCTGCCCCTTGATGTCGCTGTCGTAGCATTCCTGGATGACAATGCATTTCAGGCCCAGACGGGCGGCCATGCTGGCAACCGCAGCGCCATAGTTGCCGGATGTCGCGGCAATGACGCCCTCATAGCCCTTGCGTTTGGCGTCCCAGACCGAGAGCGCTGCCCTCCGCGCCTTGAAGGAGCCTGAGGGGTTGGCAGCTTCATCCTTGACCAGGATCCGGGCGCCATAGCCTGGCTTGGCCAGTTTCCTTGCCAGGGCCGTGATGTTTTTCATGTCCATGAGCGGCGTATTGCCGACACCCATGTCTTTTTGAATCTCAGCCACTTCCTCGAGGGTGATTCCCACATCCCTCATCATGGCTTCATAGTCAAAGGCGATCCCCTCGCCTTCGTAGACACTGTAATCAATTCCCAGGGCCTTGCCCATAATTTCATTTTGTCTGGCCATGACGGCTTCATAAGTCATCTCTTTCATTCGGCGTCACCTCCAAACAAGATGTTCCGGACTTGCCGGTGCACCACCAGCAATTCGGGCACATAATCGCCGTAATCATGCGAAGGTGCAAGATCACGGCTGGTCAGGGTGCCTTCCACCGTGCGGCCGCTCATGGTTTTCACGTGGACACGCTCTCCTGCTCTGGCCTCGTCTTCCTGGATCCAGCCTTTGGTGAAGGCGATCAAGGGCGTTTTGGCCGTGTCTTCGGGTACCTGGGGAGCCCGCTGACCGACAGGAAGGACGACCTCCTGGATCACCGCATAGTCGCCCTGTTTGAAATGGGTCTTGCGGTCACGGTCCACCTGTTCCGCGTAGCTGCCCAGGATGGCCCGGGGGACCGGCAGGTCGAGCATGGAACGGAGACCGGGTTTGGCAGACAGCACATGGGGGATCATGTTGACCACCATGGCGATGGTTCCGATTCCGCCAGGCGTCTCGGGAACAATGGACAGGTTCATATCGTAGCCATCCGCGTGGATGGTGATGTAGTCGCCGGTGCTGACGCCTTCGTCCTCGGGACAGATCTGCTGGGGGTGATCCAGATGGATAAAAACCTTGCCGTCCGCCGTCCGCCCGTAGCTTTGCTGGCGGATTCCCGCCAGATGGCCCTTTTTGGCCTCCCCATAAGCCGATTTTCGGTCAACATTGGTGATAATGGGCTCCCGTGTCTGTTCGATGTCGACAAGCTCCACCCCCATGCCGGCGGCGATCATCTCCATGGATTCAGGAAACCCTACGTGACCGGCCAGGCTGTCTTCCGCGATGCGGCGCTCGAACTCCTCCACCGAGATGCCGACTCCCTGCTCCTCCATGACCGCCTTGCCGAAGGGGGCCAGATCATTGATCCGGGCCGCTTCGATCGATTCAACGTGTTCGCAGGTTCCGCTGGTGGCCAGAATCAGGTAGTCAAGAACAAAACCGGGATTGATCCCTGTTCCGAGCACGGCAACCTTGCGCTGCCTGGCCAGGGCATCGATCTTGTCGGACATTTCCTTATTCTGAGCCCAGGGCCAGGCCATCTCTTCAGCCGTTGAGATAATGTGGACGCCCTGCTCCAGGCAGAACATGATCTTGTCATACTGGGCGGCGACAAAGGAGTCTGTCGCCAGGATGACGATATCGCAAAGATCTTTGCGGACAATCTCCGTGATGTCTTCCGTGATGATGACAGGCGGGCGGTTCCCCCGCTCAATACCCAGATACGAATATACTTCCTGGCCGATGAGCTTGTCCCACCGGTCGCATACACCGGAGATGACAAGCCCCTTCTTTGAGGCGATCATCTTTCCGATGCCGCTGCCCATGGCGCCGAAGCCCCATAAGGCGACTCTGATATCCCGCATACGCTACCCTCCTCCCTCCTGGCATCTGATGCCTGCTGACGCTGAGTCCTCTATTGCAAACTGATATGTGTTCCTGTTTTACCTGCGATGCCGTCGCGGGCCCGTTCCAGTGAGGTGATCAGGGCGGTCCGGCCCTTGCCGGATTTGGCAAAAGCCATACTGGCCTCAACTTTTGGCAGCATGGATCCGGGCGCGAAGTGGCCCTCTTTCATGTAGCCTTCCATTTCTTCAACCGTGACCCGGTCCAGCCACTTTTCATCGGACTTTTCGTAATTCAAAGCTACCTTTTCGACGGCTGTCAGGATGATCAGGTAGTCGGCATCGACAATCTCCGCCAGTATTTCCGAGGCGAAGTCCTTATCGATTACAGCCGCCACACCTTCCAGATGATTCCCTTCACGAACCACGGGAATCCCCCCGCCGCCCACCGTGATGACTACCTGGCCTTCACGGATCAGGGCATTGACCGTCCGGTCCTCGATGACCGCGACCGGTTTGGGCGAGGCGACGACCCGGCGATAGCCGCGGCCGGCGTCTTCTTTCATGACAAAGCCGGTTTCCACCGCGATTTTTTCGGCTTCCTCCCTGCTGTAGAAAGACCCGATTGGTTTGGTCGGATTTTGAAAAGCAGGGTCATTTTTGTCCACTACCACCTGGGTCACCACGGTTGCGACCGGCAGATCCAGTCCGCGCGAAAGCAGCTCCTCGCGGAGCGCGTTTTGCAGATGATAGCCAATGTAACCCTGGCTCATGGCGCCACATTCCGGGAAAGGCATGGGCGGCACTACACCGCTGTCAAAGGCCAGGTTAATCATGCCAACCTGAGGCCCGTTGCCGTGGGCCAGCACCAGTTCATGTCCCTCTTCGATCAAGTCCGCGATGGGGACGGCGGTCTGCCTGACTAATGCTCGCTGTTCCTGTGCTGTATTGCCAAGGGCGTTACCGCCCAGGGCGACGACGATACGTTTTTTCACAAAATTGCCTCCGTAGTTACTTATTCGGCATTTGCCGTGTATTTATCAGCGACCGATCGTGGCGACCATGATCGCCTTAATCGAGTGCAATCTATTCTCTGCCTGGTCAAATACCCGCGAGTGCTTGCTGCGGAAAACCTCATCCGAACATTCCATGGCGGTCAGGCCGTATTCTTCATGAATTTGCCGGCCGATACTGGTGTGAAGGTCGTGGAAAGCCGGCAGGCAGTGAAGGAAGATGACATCCGGGTTGCCCGTCATCTCAACCATTTCCATGTTGACCTGGTAGTCCCGAAGCTGGCGGATCCGCTCCTCGAACATGGCTTCTTCGCCCATGGATACCCAGACATCGGTATAGAGCACGTCAGCTCCCCTGACAATCTCAAGCTTGTCCGAACAGGTGATGCTTCCGCCTGTCTCCCGCGCCACCTCTTTCATCTCTTCCACCAGCTTTTCTTCCGGCCACAGCTCGCGCGGCGCAAAGGCAGCAAAATCCAGGCCCAGCTTGGCGCTGCCGATCATGAGCGAGTTTCCCATGTTGTTTCGGGCGTCACCGGCGTAAACCAGTTTAACCCGGTTAAGCGGTTTGGGTACGAACTCACGGATGGTCATCATATCAGCCAGGATCTGGGTCGGGTGGTAAAGGTCTGTCAGGCCGTTCCAGACCGGCACACCGGCGTGGGCGGCCAGCTCTTCAACTGTTTCCTGAGCAAAACCCCGGAATTCAATGCCGTCGTAGAAACGCCCCAGCACCTTGGCCGTATCCTCCACCGATTCTTTTTTGTTCATCTGCGAATCGGCCGCCCCCAGAAAGGTTACCCCCGCCCCTTCATCCATGGCGGCCACCTCAAAAGCGCAGCGGGTCCGTGTTGAGGTCTTTTCAAAGAGGAGAACGATATTTTTTCCTTTCAGCAGATCACCTGGAAGTCCGAGTCTTTTTTTTGTTTTGAGCTCGGATGCCAGGTCGAGAAGCCATCGGATTTCATCAGATGAAAAGTCCTTGAGAGTGAGAAAATGTCTGCCTTTTAAACTAATGGCCATGAGTCATCTCCTTTTCTTAGTAAATGCCGCCATAAGACTAGCCCATAACGATCGATAACACAATTTGGGCGCCCGTCAATGCTGGTTCAAGCCTTGGCAACGCCCAGGTAAGCGTCCTGGATCTGCGGATCGGCGGCGATCTTGGCCGCTTCATCCTCTTGCACGATGACGCCTTGTTCGAGAACGTAGGCGTAGTCTGCCACCTCCAGGGCTTTATAAGCGTTTTGTTCGACCAGGAGGATGGTCTTGCCCAAATCGTGAATGTCGTCAATGATCTTAAAAATGGTCTCAACCAGGAGAGGGGCCAGGCCAAGCGAGGGCTCATCCAGCATGACCAGGTGCGGATCACTCATGAGACCGCGTCCCATGGCCAGCATCTGTTGTTCACCCCCGGACAGGGTTCCGGCCAGCTGGCCGATCCGCTCCTCCAGACGCGGAAAAAGCTGAAAGACCGTTTCCATATCCTCTTTGATCTTTTGCTTGTCCCGCCTCTGATAGGCGCCCATCATCAGGTTTTCACGAACCGTGAGATTGGCGAAAACCAGCCGCCCCTCCGGCACTTGAGACAGGCCCAATTTGACAATTTTGTCGGGCTGCCTCGGCAGATCCTCCCCCTGGTATTTGATGCTGCCGTCCGCGTAGGGGACGACACCGCTCAAGGCATTGAGCAGGGTCGACTTTCCCGCTCCGTTGGATCCTATGATGGTGACAATTTCGCCTTCGTTGACCTTGATGTTGACACCCCGCAGGGCATGGATACCGCCGTAGAAAACCTGGAGATCCTTGACTTCAAGCAGTGGCATCTTCCCGTCCCTCCTTCTTTCCCAGATAGGCCTCAATGACTTCGGGGTTTTTCTGGATTTCCTCCGCCGACCCTTCGGCGATTTCCTTGCCAAAGTTGATGACCATGATCCGCTCGCAGATATTCATGACCAGATCCATGTGGTGCTCAATCAGGAGCACGGTCAGATCGAAATCATCGCGGATGCCGCGGATGGTTTCGACCAGGCTCATGGTCTCGTCAGGATTCATGCCGGCAGCTGGCTCATCAAGGAGCAGCAGCCTGGGATGCAGGGCTACCGCCCGGGCAATTTCAAGACGCCGCTGATCGCCGTAGGGAAGATTCATGGCGATCTCATCTTTGCGGTTGTAAAGGCCCATTCGCTCCAGGAGCAGCCTGGCCTCCTCCCTGATCTGCTTCTCCCCCCGCCTGAAACGGGGGGTGTGAATCAGGCTGTCATGGATCTTGTAATCGGTGTTCAGATGGCAGGCGGTCAGTACATTTTCATAGACGGTCATCTCCTTGAAAAGGCGGATATTCTGAAAAGTGCGTGTGATTCCTGCTCTGGCAATCTGGAAGGAACCCTTGCCGACCAGACTTTCGCCATAAAAAATGATTTCTCCGGCTGTCGGGGTAATGATGGCTGTGACCAGATTGAAGACGGTCGTTTTCCCCGCGCCGTTGGGCCCGATCAGGCCGTAAATTTCCTTCTCTTCGATACCAAAGGAGAGATCATCCACCGCGGTCAGGCCGCCAAATTTCTTGGTAAGATTCCTGATTTCCAGTACCTTGCTCATGCTTGACCTCCTTCCCCGGCATCTTTTCGCCTGAACTTGCCCTTGATGAAGCGGATGACAGGTGCGACAAAGAAAAACTCAATCAATTCCCTGCCTCCGGCGATGCCTTTGGGGCGCAGAATAATCAGGATAACAACGGCCGCACCGTAAATCACCATCCGCCAGTTGAAAATGAAGCGGAGAAATTCCGGCAGCAGGGTCAGCAGAATTGCGCCGATCACCGATCCTGTGATGGAACCCAGGCCTCCGATGATGGTCATGATGGTCAGTTCCGTGGACTTGAGAAGCTGGAAATTGATGGGCTTGATGAAGGTCATGTAGTGGGCGTAAAGCGAGCCGCCAATGCCGGCATAAACCGCGCTGATGAAAAGCGAGAGCAGCTTGGTTCGAAAGACGTCGACTCCGATGGTGGAGGAGGCCAGCTCCTCCTCGCGGACGGCCTTGAAATTCCGGCCATATCTGGAGTTGATCAGGCGGGTCATGAAAAAGATGGCGATGATGCAGATGATCCAGACAGTCAGGAAAGTCGAATTTTTCTCAATAGCCGAAAAACCGCGGGCACCTCCGAGCGGTTCAATGTTGTCAAAGATCAAACGGACCGACTCGCCAAAACCCAGGGTGGCAATCAGAAAATAATCCCCCTTCAGCTTC from Fastidiosipila sp. carries:
- the arcC gene encoding carbamate kinase: MKKRIVVALGGNALGNTAQEQRALVRQTAVPIADLIEEGHELVLAHGNGPQVGMINLAFDSGVVPPMPFPECGAMSQGYIGYHLQNALREELLSRGLDLPVATVVTQVVVDKNDPAFQNPTKPIGSFYSREEAEKIAVETGFVMKEDAGRGYRRVVASPKPVAVIEDRTVNALIREGQVVITVGGGGIPVVREGNHLEGVAAVIDKDFASEILAEIVDADYLIILTAVEKVALNYEKSDEKWLDRVTVEEMEGYMKEGHFAPGSMLPKVEASMAFAKSGKGRTALITSLERARDGIAGKTGTHISLQ
- a CDS encoding branched-chain amino acid ABC transporter permease, whose protein sequence is MDYILQVLTLAGINLMVVLGLGLLTGFTGLFSFGHAGFMCVGAYTSAILTVTYKIPFLVALPIAGLAAGLVSLLLGRLTLKLKGDYFLIATLGFGESVRLIFDNIEPLGGARGFSAIEKNSTFLTVWIICIIAIFFMTRLINSRYGRNFKAVREEELASSTIGVDVFRTKLLSLFISAVYAGIGGSLYAHYMTFIKPINFQLLKSTELTIMTIIGGLGSITGSVIGAILLTLLPEFLRFIFNWRMVIYGAAVVILIILRPKGIAGGRELIEFFFVAPVIRFIKGKFRRKDAGEGGQA
- a CDS encoding ABC transporter ATP-binding protein, whose amino-acid sequence is MPLLEVKDLQVFYGGIHALRGVNIKVNEGEIVTIIGSNGAGKSTLLNALSGVVPYADGSIKYQGEDLPRQPDKIVKLGLSQVPEGRLVFANLTVRENLMMGAYQRRDKQKIKEDMETVFQLFPRLEERIGQLAGTLSGGEQQMLAMGRGLMSDPHLVMLDEPSLGLAPLLVETIFKIIDDIHDLGKTILLVEQNAYKALEVADYAYVLEQGVIVQEDEAAKIAADPQIQDAYLGVAKA
- a CDS encoding ABC transporter ATP-binding protein → MSKVLEIRNLTKKFGGLTAVDDLSFGIEEKEIYGLIGPNGAGKTTVFNLVTAIITPTAGEIIFYGESLVGKGSFQIARAGITRTFQNIRLFKEMTVYENVLTACHLNTDYKIHDSLIHTPRFRRGEKQIREEARLLLERMGLYNRKDEIAMNLPYGDQRRLEIARAVALHPRLLLLDEPAAGMNPDETMSLVETIRGIRDDFDLTVLLIEHHMDLVMNICERIMVINFGKEIAEGSAEEIQKNPEVIEAYLGKKEGREDATA
- a CDS encoding ornithine aminomutase; protein product: MRVTDQGFEERRKHLADLSDQALYDYFWELAGKIVDPLIEAGRIYTTPAIERSVLLRMGFSSLEAQAIVSGVIEHRLLPHGAGHVVWKLSEKLGLEIRDTGLALAEGRHWKEAEALFGEVVS
- the argF gene encoding ornithine carbamoyltransferase gives rise to the protein MAISLKGRHFLTLKDFSSDEIRWLLDLASELKTKKRLGLPGDLLKGKNIVLLFEKTSTRTRCAFEVAAMDEGAGVTFLGAADSQMNKKESVEDTAKVLGRFYDGIEFRGFAQETVEELAAHAGVPVWNGLTDLYHPTQILADMMTIREFVPKPLNRVKLVYAGDARNNMGNSLMIGSAKLGLDFAAFAPRELWPEEKLVEEMKEVARETGGSITCSDKLEIVRGADVLYTDVWVSMGEEAMFEERIRQLRDYQVNMEMVEMTGNPDVIFLHCLPAFHDLHTSIGRQIHEEYGLTAMECSDEVFRSKHSRVFDQAENRLHSIKAIMVATIGR
- a CDS encoding NADP-binding protein — encoded protein: MRDIRVALWGFGAMGSGIGKMIASKKGLVISGVCDRWDKLIGQEVYSYLGIERGNRPPVIITEDITEIVRKDLCDIVILATDSFVAAQYDKIMFCLEQGVHIISTAEEMAWPWAQNKEMSDKIDALARQRKVAVLGTGINPGFVLDYLILATSGTCEHVESIEAARINDLAPFGKAVMEEQGVGISVEEFERRIAEDSLAGHVGFPESMEMIAAGMGVELVDIEQTREPIITNVDRKSAYGEAKKGHLAGIRQQSYGRTADGKVFIHLDHPQQICPEDEGVSTGDYITIHADGYDMNLSIVPETPGGIGTIAMVVNMIPHVLSAKPGLRSMLDLPVPRAILGSYAEQVDRDRKTHFKQGDYAVIQEVVLPVGQRAPQVPEDTAKTPLIAFTKGWIQEDEARAGERVHVKTMSGRTVEGTLTSRDLAPSHDYGDYVPELLVVHRQVRNILFGGDAE
- a CDS encoding PLP-dependent lyase/thiolase, whose product is MKEMTYEAVMARQNEIMGKALGIDYSVYEGEGIAFDYEAMMRDVGITLEEVAEIQKDMGVGNTPLMDMKNITALARKLAKPGYGARILVKDEAANPSGSFKARRAALSVWDAKRKGYEGVIAATSGNYGAAVASMAARLGLKCIVIQECYDSDIKGQPEILEKQRKCEALGAEVIQMTVGPELFYYALSLLEETGFYNASLYSPSAIAGIETLGLEIARQCREDYDLIPDIVIATHAGGGNLTGTARGLIKAGLKDTGVYAASVDLSGLSMASVRDFNRKSFTTGHTGFGIPFASLPDRSDVPRNAARALRYIDRYLLVKQGEVFYTTEMLASLEGIERGPAGNTSLAAAFALSRELPESQTIVVQETEYTGAGKHPMPQLTFARQNGIDIYFGDPEEEVAGKSIVLPAHPSMIRVRDYDMGRLRRSALRRMAEGRDSWSEEELAYMAAEIRLGTEETRALLREL